A genome region from Polyodon spathula isolate WHYD16114869_AA chromosome 19, ASM1765450v1, whole genome shotgun sequence includes the following:
- the LOC121294621 gene encoding DNA-binding protein RFX7-like — MMAEDQQHQKPSPGTGTLPALVPGLQGVEASALQHKIKNSICKSVQSKVESILQGVEKFTDIEKLYLYLKLPSGPNSGNDKSDQSSMSSSRTQQMHAFNWIRNHLEEHPETSLPKQEVYDEYKSYCDNLGYHPLSAADFGKIMKNVFPNMKARRLGMRGKSKYCYSGLRKKAFVHMPSLPNLDFHKTGDGPEGMESSGQLQSAEEEVRSAACDLVCEWAQKVLSRQFDAVEDLARFLLNSHYIGTKSMAALTVMTGAPTGMKTPTQTSAFVPTAETNSFQPQVKTLPSPSVDAKQQLQRKIQKKQQEQKLHSPLPGEAHGRRVDGGTPGPVPCIHRGSPALLSPQPTIGIVVAAVSSPVTVQRNRQLVTSPSPVGTPEGKVLPVNFQVVAQHMHSVKQSPKTPQNIPASPIDRSARHRYPQILPKPCATSALTLRSPTTVLITNSPIKTVVPTPHVSSVNVVKMTAISLTPSNSGTALRPASAGNSGTGAAEEPRAGLQIRHGSVVSLQSPVARSKSVTTTPTIEIKMEPGAITDESQALSTERLAGTQEASGGQGGGCVKLRAISDPTTQAKGSPGGGGEARPEGTRTKGDAKSLLDNTVVTSTVGNNNPSTFFIAISNPNTSMTLSSNGNAASSPKESLAGSKSPRKRSTGLASESQAPPIKKVFTSQQSTISLESQKVGLSAAVKKVTKATLPAKPDCTPAPTPGKVTVKLNSTVPTRILAQTPSDTQAVYSSSFLTVVKPQSSQDIKVKRDETPSSMDTGAGPGIGSDQTLLQHIAGNPPVAPVNTGMLENPGVNDLQKSMWESVQLGVPQQDYTAQLQSHKPLQVPVVDQQQALIQGQPSNQLSLHPDMVDFVASQPNDNYFAFDDDITQDSIVEELVLMEEQMNLNNNSYTNCLGMSLQSQSTVPQGAIMSSHLTGNPFYHSAHSSSTPVHTPTPTPTPTPTPTPTPTSEMMGGGQGLSRESPCSQMAQTTPVDSALGSSRHTPIGTPHSNCSSSVPPSPVECRNPFAFTPINSSIAYHDASIVSSSPVKPMQRPMATHPDKAKLEWMNNGYNSVVGNAAISNNGIGILPSYQDLLDDQFRKPHAFAIPGQSYPTQTRHHDAHFGRLTPISPVQPQVASVSNLCKQEGFAVPAPLDNKGANSSTSSNFRCRSVSPAVHRQRNLSGSTAYPVSNLPRSSVNPFSSPVTPEVLNILTNSHSDGSANNMAQRSQSVPLNVMMLTAVPPMQKQSNNKKITNVLLSKMDSDSDDAVRGLGINNMPSNYTARMNLTQILETTPSFPSANHQIQVNSSPSVYEFQKPSYLVKNSRTDQISFSSGETQAQSDIGEQQQQQLQQQQNQQQLDFNSTVKDLLGDDGLNPSSQLVGQVASELNAVVSDFPSDIRLNSELSSSINDLNTLDTNLLFDPNQQQGQYEDSTLEELKNDPLFQQICSESVNSTGFDWLESKDQPTVEMLG, encoded by the exons CAAGGTGTTGAGAAGTTTACAGACATTGAAAAACTCTACCTCTACCTTAAGTTGCCTTCTGGTCCCAACAGTGGCAATGACAAAAG TGATCAGAGCTCCATGTCATCCAGCCGCACTCAGCAAATGCATGCGTTTAACTGGATCCGAAATCACCTAGAGGAACACCCAGAAACTTCTCTCCCCAAGCAAGAAGTCTATGATGAATACAA gaGCTATTGTGACAATCTCGGCTACCATCCACTGAGTGCAGCTGACTTTGGAAAGATcatgaaaaatgtttttccaaacaTGAAGGCACGTCGTCTGGGCATGAGAGGCAAATCCAA GTACTGCTACAGTGGACTGAGGAAGAAGGCGTTTGTCCACATGCCTTCTTTGCCCAATCTGGACTTTCATAAAACTGGAGATGGG CCTGAAGGGATGGAGTCCTCGGGGCAGCTGCAGAGTGCAGAGGAGGAGGTCCGGTCAGCTGCCTGCGACCTGGTCTGTGAGTGGGCACAGAAGGTGTTGAGCCGCCAGTTCGATGCTGTCGAGGACCTGGCACGCTTCCTTCTCAACAGCCATTACATTGGTACCAAATCGATGGCAGCGCTCACTGTAATGACTGGCGCACCTACTG GTATGAAGACACCAACGCAGACATCAGCGTTCGTGCCAACAGCTGAAACCAATTCGTTCCAGCCCCAAGTAAAGACTCTCCCTTCACCCTCTGTGGATGCCAAACAGCAGCTGCAACGCAAGATTCAGAAGAAGCAGCAAGAGCAGAAGCTGCACTCCCCCCTTCCAGGAGAGGCCCATGGGAGGAGGGTGGATGGAGGGACGCCAGGGCCAGTCCCCTGCATTCATCGGGGGAGCCCAGCACTGCTGTCCCCTCAGCCCACCATCGGGATTGTCGTGGCAGCAGTCTCCAGCCCTGTTACG gtACAAAGAAACAGACAGCTGGTGACCTCACCCAGCCCTGTTGGCACACCTGAAGGCAAAGTCCTTCCTGTAAACTTTCAAGTGGTTGCTCAGCACATGCATTCTGTGAAGCAGTCGCCCAAGACCCCTCAAAACATCCCCGCCAGCCCAATAGATCGCTCAGCACGGCATCGCTATCCGCAAATACTGCCCAAACCTTGTGCCACCAGCGCCCTCACCCTGCGTTCGCCCACCACTGTCCTCATCACCAACAGCCCCATCAAGACGGTTGTGCCTACGCCTCATGTGAGCTCGGTGAACGTGGTGAAAATGACAGCAATATCCTTGACACCCAGCAACAGTGGCACTGCCCTCAGGCCTGCTTCTGCCGGCAACAGTGGGACAGGGGCAGCTGAGGAGCCAAGGGCAGGCCTGCAGATCAGACATGGTTCTGTGGTCTCTCTCCAGTCTCCTGTAGCAAGGTCCAAAAGTGTGACGACCACGCCTACCATTGAGATCAAAATGGAGCCTGGAGCCATAACTGATGAAAGCCAAGCTCTCAGCACAGAAAGGCTGGCTGGGACTCAGGAGGCCTCTGGTGGCCAGGGAGGGGGTTGCGTGAAGCTGAGGGCCATCAGCGACCCCACCACTCAGGCCAAGGGATCCCCAGGAGGAGGTGGTGAGGCGAGACCTGAAGGGACAAGGACCAAAGGCGATGCAAAGTCCCTTTTGGACAACACTGTGGTGACCTCCACTGTAGGCAATAATAATCCAAGCACTTTCTTTATTGCAATCTCCAATCCAAACACCAGCATGACTTTATCATCCAATGGCAATGCTGCAAGTTCTCCCAAGGAAAGCTTGGCCGGTTCCAAGAGCCCACGGAAGCGCTCCACAGGTTTGGCGTCTGAATCCCAGGCCCCACCTATCAAGAAAGTCTTTACGTCCCAGCAATCTACCATCAGTCTGGAAAGCCAAAAAGTGGGCCTCAGCGCTGCAGTGAAGAAGGTTACAAAAGCAACCCTGCCAGCCAAACCTGACTGCACACCAGCACCTACTCCTGGAAAAGTTACTGTGAAACTCAATTCAACAGTCCCAACACGAATCTTAGCTCAGACGCCGTCTGACACTCAAGCTGTATATTCCAGCAGCTTCCTGACTGTAGTCAAACCTCAGTCTTCACAAGACATCAAAGTTAAACGTGACGAAACTCCTTCCAGCATGGATACAGGTGCAGGCCCAGGGATTGGTTCTGATCAGACGTTATTGCAGCATATCGCAGGTAATCCTCCTGTTGCTCCTGTTAACACGGGCATGCTGGAAAACCCGGGGGTTAATGACTTGCAGAAATCCATGTGGGAGTCAGTGCAGCTTGGAGTCCCACAACAGGATTACACTGCTCAGCTACAGAGCCACAAGCCCCTTCAGGTTCCAGTGGTAGATCAGCAACAAGCACTGATCCAGGGACAGCCTTCCAATCAGTTATCCCTGCATCCAGATATGGTTGATTTTGTAGCATCTCAGCCAAATGACAACTATTTTGCTTTTGATGATGATATCACACAGGACAGTATTGTTGAAGAACTAGTGTTAATGGAAGAGCAAATGAATCTGAACAATAATTCTTACACCAATTGTTTGGGGATGTCACTGCAGAGTCAGTCGACAGTTCCCCAGGGGGCAATCATGTCATCTCATCTAACAGGCAACCCCTTCTACCACTCAGCCCACAGCAGCAGCACTCCTGTCCATACTCCTACTCCTACCCCCACACCCACCCCAACCCCGACCCCAACACCCACCTCAGAAATGATGGGAGGAGGCCAGGGGTTATCCCGGGAAAGCCCCTGCTCACAAATGGCCCAGACGACCCCTGTGGATAGTGCTTTGGGGAGCAGCCGGCACACCCCCATTGGCACACCACACTCCAACTGCAGCAGCAGCGTGCCCCCCAGCCCAGTGGAATGCAGGAACCCCTTTGCTTTCACACCCATAAACTCCAGCATAGCCTACCACGATGCCAGCATCGTTTCGAGTAGCCCTGTCAAGCCCATGCAGAGGCCCATGGCCACCCACCCAGACAAGGCCAAGCTGGAATGGATGAACAACGGGTACAACAGCGTGGTGGGAAATGCTGCCATTTCGAACAATGGCATCGGAATTCTCCCCAGCTATCAGGATCTACTGGATGACCAGTTCAGAAAGCCGCATGCCTTTGCCATACCTGGGCAGTCATATCCGACACAGACAAGGCATCATGACGCACACTTTGGCCGCTTGACGCCCATCTCTCCAGTCCAGCCCCAGGTGGCTTCCGTGTCTAACCTCTGCAAGCAGGAAGGTTTTGCAGTTCCCGCTCCCCTGGACAACAAAGGGGCAAACTCCTCTACAAGCAGCAACTTCCGCTGCCGCAGTGTTAGCCCTGCTGTCCATCGCCAGCGAAACCTAAGTGGCAGCACCGCCTACCCTGTCTCCAATCTCCCCAGATCCAGCGTCAACCCTTTCAGCAGCCCTGTGACTCCAGAGGTTCTCAACATACTCACAAACAGCCATTCGGATGGCAGTGCCAACAACATGGCTCAGAGGAGTCAATCGGTTCCATTAAATGTGATGATGCTGACGGCGGTCCCACCCATGCAGAAACAGAGCAACAACAAGAAGATCACCAACGTGCTGCTGAGCAAGATGGACTCAGACAGTGATGACGCAGTAAGGGGCCTGGGGATCAATAACATGCCCTCCAATTACACGGCCAGGATGAATCTCACACAGATCCTGGAAACCACTCCCAGCTTCCCTAGTGCCAACCACCAGATCCAGGTCAATTCCAGTCCTTCGGTATATGAATTCCAGAAGCCAAGTTACCTTGTGAAAAACAGCAGAACTGACCAGATCAGCTTTTCTTCTGGGGAGACCCAAGCACAATCAGATATTGgagaacaacagcagcagcaactgcagcagcAACAAAATCAACAGCAGCTAGATTTCAATAGCACCGTTAAGGACCTGTTAGGAGATGACGGCCTGAACCCAAGCTCACAGCTTGTGGGCCAGGTGGCGTCAGAACTCAACGCCGTGGTATCAGATTTTCCCAGCGATATCAGGCTGAACTCTGAACTTTCAAGCAGCATCAACGATCTGAATACTTTGGACACAAATCTACTGTTTGACCCGAATCAGCAGCAGGGACAATATGAAGATTCTACACTGGAGGAACTGAAAAATGATCCGCTTTTCCAACAGATTTGCAGCGAGTCAGTGAACTCGACCGGTTTTGACTGGTTGGAAAGCAAGGACCAGCCTACAGTTGAAATGCTGGGTTAA